A section of the Girardinichthys multiradiatus isolate DD_20200921_A chromosome 5, DD_fGirMul_XY1, whole genome shotgun sequence genome encodes:
- the LOC124867697 gene encoding uncharacterized protein LOC124867697 — protein sequence MGNYRTKMRRLGHCDVTVNGGKNGRHSPCGDPPNKRIKKLKRGEINYLPDYPDGQDDSTLEDARQTMVDEMKKKTLNGALIKQKMDLTFERWPALFTEQQVCLEFSRVVGKSLKQEFYKALDHHSPRLMEIFKTKRGLTGQVLADLMQQTKTLNVTEIRCLVLSGLPVILGDDPSTFFKACVDVDDKGLYNDVPMGILYHEQEYITPQKQSLHHNASSVGIILEGKIVMDAESLPQAMYIVFGLTYALHLNYPKYMKNSFDFFQQVLLKLGKTDLKPKLQTLKNQLAM from the exons ATGGGAAATTACCGAACAAAAATGCGTAGGCTGGGTCACTGTGACGTCACAGTGAATGGTGGTAAAAATGGAAGGCACTCTCCATGTGGAGACCCACCTAACAAGAGAATCAAAAAGCTAAAAAGAGGAGAAATCAATTACTTACCAGATTATCCAGATGGACAGGATGACTCCACCCTTGAAGATGCTCGACAGACCATGGTGgatgaaatgaaaaagaaaaccctaAATGGAGCCCTCATCAAGCAGAAGATGGATCTGACATTTGAACGCTGGCCTGCTCTCTTTACTGAACAACAG GTGTGTCTGGAGTTCAGCAGGGTGGTTGGTAAGAGTCTGAAACAGGAGTTCTACAAGGCCCTTGACCATCATAGTCCCAGGCTCATGGAAATCTTCAAAACAAAGAGGGGCCTCACAGGGCAGGTGTTGGCTGACCTGATGCAACAAACGAAG ACTTTGAATGTGACAGAAATCAGATGCCTTGTCCTCAGTGGGCTTCCTGTAATTCTCGGCGATGATCCTTCCACCTTCTTCAAGGCCTGCGTT GACGTTGATGATAAGGGTTTATACAATGATGTCCCCATGGGGATCCTCTACCATGAACAGGAATACATCACTCCACAAAAGCAGTCCCTTCACCACAACGCATCCTCGGTGGGAATCATCTTGGAGGGAAAAATTGTGATGGATGCTGAGAGCCTTCCCCAGGCCATGTACATTGTCTTTGGACTTACCTATGCACTCCATCTCAACTACCCGAAGTACATGAAGaacagttttgatttttttcaacagGTACTTCTGAAATTGGGTAAGACAGATCTGAAACCTAAACTTCAAACACTTAAGAATCAGCTTGCAATGTAA